The sequence below is a genomic window from Mycobacterium sp. ITM-2016-00316.
AGACCGTCGGTTCTTTATGAGGAGATCGAGATATGTCAGCGAAAGTGGCGCTTGTAACGGGGGGTTCCTCGGGAATCGGCGCAGAAACGGCCACCGCCTTGAACAAGGTCGGCTTCACTGTCTATGCCGCCGCCCGACGCACCGCACATATGGCGGCGCTGAATGCCTCCGGCATCAAGACAATTTCCCTTGACATCACCGATGACGCCTCCGTCACTGCGGCCGTTGCGCAGATCATCGATGTCGAGGGTCGGATCGACGTACTGATCAACAACGCCGGATACGGCTCGTATGGAGCCCTCGAGGACACCCCGCTGTCCGAAGCGCAGGCCCAGTTCGATGTCAATGTGTTCGGCCTGGCTCGCCTCACCCAGCTTGTGTTGCCGCACATGCGCGCCCAGGGCAGCGGCACCATCGTCAATGTCAGCTCCATGGGTGGCCGCCTCGCGACGCCACTGGGCTGCTGGTACCACGCCAGCAAGTACGCCGTCGAAGGACTCAGCGACGCCTTGCGGCTCGAGGCGGAACCGTTGGGCATCCACGTCGTCCTCGTCGAACCGGGCTCCATCCGAACCGACTGGGGCGCCATCGCCGCAGACAAGCTCATCACCACGTCGGGTTCGGGACCCTACGAACGTCAAGCCACCGCCGTCGCGGACCGACTTCGAGCCAGCTCGCAACCCGGCGCGAGCTTGACCTCGCCACCCACCGTCATTGCCAAGGCAATCACCCGGGCATGCACGGCCCGACGTCCCAAGACCCGCTATGTCGTCGGGGCGGGGGCCCGGCCCTTGATTGCGTTGAGCCGCCTCCTGCCCGACCGAACGTTCGACGCACTCATGCGCCGCGCCGTGAACATGCCGACGTGAAGGTTCATCATCTCAACTGCCGCACCATGCGGCCAGTCTCGTCCTGATCGATTCGGGACTGGGCCTGCGCGTCGCCGAAGCACCATCGGACCGCTTCGGAACCGCCCGTCGCCGACGAGCGGCAAGAATGGAGCGGTGGACCTGCCCGTCGTGCCCCCGGTGTCACCGATGCTGTCGAAGTCGGTCCAGGAGATCCCGCCGGGCGCGTCCTACGAACCGAAATGGGATGGCTTTCGCTCGATCCTTTTCCGCGACGGCGACGAGGTCGAGCTGGGCAGCCGCAACGTCCGGCCGCTGACCCGGTACTTCCCCGAGCTGGTGGACGCGGCCCGCGCAGAACTCCCCGCCCGCTGCGTCATCGATGGCGAGATCGTGATCGCGACCGGCAGCGGGCTCGATTTCGAGGCGCTGCAACTGCGTCTGCATCCGGCGGCATCGCGGGCGGCGAAACTGGCGGCCGAGACACCGGCCGCCTTCATCGCCTTCGATCTGCTCGCGCTCGGCGACATCGACTACACCTCGCGACCGTTCCTGGAGCGCCGGGCGGCACTCGTCGAGGCGCTGCACGGATGCGGCCCCGCCTTCCACGTCACCCCGGCGACCACGGATCCCGGCACCGCGCAGCGATGGTTCTCCGAATTCGAGGGTGCCGGGCTGGACGGGGTGATCGCCAAACCGCTCGATGGCACCTACCAGCCGGACAAGCGGGCAATGTTCAAGATCAAGCATGCGCGCACCGCCGACTGCGTGGTGGCCGGCTACCGGCTGCACAAGTCCGGCGACGATGCAGTCGGATCGCTCATGCTCGGGCTCTACGCCGACGACGGGTCGCTGGCCTCGGTCGGCGTCATCGGCGCGTTCACGATGGCTCGTCGCCGCGAACTCTTCACCGAATTACAGCAACTGCTAACGACTTTCGACGACCATCCATGGAACTGGGCGGCGCATGTGGTGGCCGATCCATCGATGCGCCGCACCACCAATTCGCGATGGAACCCCGACAAGAGCCTGTCCTTCGTGCCGTTGCGCCCGGAGCGCGTGGTCGAGGTCCGCTATGACCACATGGAGGGGACGCGCTTCAGGCACACCGCCCAGTTCAACCGGTGGCGCCCCGATCGCGATCCGCGCTCGTGCACATACGCCCAACTCGAACGGCCGGTGACGTTCCGGCTCGGCGACATCATCGGCGGCCTCGGCCCGCAGAACGATTGAGCGGCCGTGCCGGGTCAAAGATGCCCAATCGACCAGCACCCCGCGCCACCCGGGTCGACAATCATGAGGTACCGCCCGCCCATGACCGGCGAAGCGGGCTGATGAAAGGGATCCACCGATGAGGCTGACACTGAACCGACTCAGGGGTGCCGGAGCGCTCGCGCTTGCCGCCGGCGCTCTGCTGGGGGGTGCCACGGCCCAGGCCGAGCCACCCACCGAGCCGCCGCGGCCGCCGAACTGTTCTGC
It includes:
- a CDS encoding oxidoreductase — protein: MSAKVALVTGGSSGIGAETATALNKVGFTVYAAARRTAHMAALNASGIKTISLDITDDASVTAAVAQIIDVEGRIDVLINNAGYGSYGALEDTPLSEAQAQFDVNVFGLARLTQLVLPHMRAQGSGTIVNVSSMGGRLATPLGCWYHASKYAVEGLSDALRLEAEPLGIHVVLVEPGSIRTDWGAIAADKLITTSGSGPYERQATAVADRLRASSQPGASLTSPPTVIAKAITRACTARRPKTRYVVGAGARPLIALSRLLPDRTFDALMRRAVNMPT
- a CDS encoding ATP-dependent DNA ligase is translated as MDLPVVPPVSPMLSKSVQEIPPGASYEPKWDGFRSILFRDGDEVELGSRNVRPLTRYFPELVDAARAELPARCVIDGEIVIATGSGLDFEALQLRLHPAASRAAKLAAETPAAFIAFDLLALGDIDYTSRPFLERRAALVEALHGCGPAFHVTPATTDPGTAQRWFSEFEGAGLDGVIAKPLDGTYQPDKRAMFKIKHARTADCVVAGYRLHKSGDDAVGSLMLGLYADDGSLASVGVIGAFTMARRRELFTELQQLLTTFDDHPWNWAAHVVADPSMRRTTNSRWNPDKSLSFVPLRPERVVEVRYDHMEGTRFRHTAQFNRWRPDRDPRSCTYAQLERPVTFRLGDIIGGLGPQND